In Nakamurella antarctica, the following are encoded in one genomic region:
- the dapE gene encoding succinyl-diaminopimelate desuccinylase translates to MSQSVSAAPNLDLTLQPAALTQVLVDIPSVSGTEGPLADAIEAALRRAAHLEVVRIGNSVMARSNLGREQRVLLAGHIDTVPIADNVPSRLDGDILHGCGTTDMKSGDAVLLTLAGTLQPSEMTKDLTFIFYECEEIEHERNGLTRIERELPEWLTADLAILGEPTNGAVEAGCQGTAALQIAFAGKRSHSARSWMGVNAIHAAGEVLARLANYQGRDVDIDGCLYREGLNAVDIAGGVAGNVIPDECVIRINFRFAPDRDAANVTRYLEEFFAGFDVEILEMAMGAKPGLAAAAAAEFVAAAGGVAVAKFGWTDVSRFSALGIPAINYGPGDPSLAHTREERVSLQQIGEMAAVLRAYLTS, encoded by the coding sequence ATGAGCCAGTCCGTTTCTGCCGCCCCGAACCTCGACCTCACACTGCAACCTGCAGCTCTCACCCAGGTGTTGGTGGACATTCCGTCAGTATCAGGAACGGAGGGGCCGCTCGCCGATGCCATCGAGGCTGCGCTCAGACGCGCCGCGCACCTGGAAGTAGTCCGAATCGGAAATTCGGTAATGGCTCGGAGCAACCTGGGGCGCGAGCAGCGGGTTCTGCTAGCGGGTCACATTGACACGGTGCCGATCGCAGACAACGTGCCCTCACGCCTGGACGGCGACATTCTGCACGGCTGCGGCACCACAGATATGAAGTCTGGCGACGCGGTGCTGCTTACCCTTGCGGGGACGTTACAACCGTCTGAGATGACCAAGGACCTCACCTTCATCTTTTACGAGTGCGAAGAGATCGAGCACGAACGAAACGGGTTGACCAGGATCGAACGCGAGCTACCGGAGTGGTTGACTGCGGACCTGGCCATCCTGGGCGAACCCACCAATGGCGCCGTCGAAGCTGGATGTCAGGGCACCGCCGCGCTGCAGATCGCGTTCGCTGGCAAACGGAGCCACTCGGCTCGCTCCTGGATGGGCGTCAACGCTATCCACGCCGCGGGGGAGGTGCTTGCCCGGCTGGCGAACTATCAGGGGCGCGACGTCGACATCGATGGCTGTCTCTACCGCGAGGGCTTGAACGCGGTAGATATTGCAGGCGGTGTGGCGGGCAACGTCATCCCTGATGAGTGCGTGATTCGGATCAACTTTCGGTTTGCCCCCGACCGGGACGCCGCCAACGTGACTCGTTATCTTGAAGAATTTTTCGCGGGGTTTGACGTCGAAATACTCGAAATGGCCATGGGAGCCAAGCCCGGACTGGCTGCTGCCGCCGCCGCTGAGTTCGTCGCGGCTGCGGGCGGCGTCGCGGTTGCGAAATTCGGCTGGACCGACGTGTCCAGATTCTCCGCGCTGGGCATCCCCGCCATCAACTACGGACCAGGCGACCCCTCGCTGGCCCACACCCGCGAGGAGCGCGTGTCACTGCAACAAATTGGCGAGATGGCAGCGGTGTTGCGCGCTTATCTGACCAGCTGA
- a CDS encoding TIGR00730 family Rossman fold protein, whose protein sequence is MPVDADKPGAAELPVEESFRGPLVLRGDQRTQSSTTDQRLLDTRGQTDWVHTDPWRVLRIQSEFVEGFGSLAGLPRAVSVFGSARTPRDHPQYAQARAIGAALANEGYAVITGGGPGIMEAANRGAKDVGGQSIGLGIELPFEQGMNRYVDLGINFRYFFVRKTMFVKYSQAFICLPGGFGTLDELFESLTLVQTKKVTKFPVVLFGSEYWGGLVDWIRNTVLADGKISEKDLDLIHVTDDVDDAIKVVHDAMAAWDAAH, encoded by the coding sequence GTGCCAGTGGATGCAGACAAGCCCGGAGCGGCGGAGCTCCCCGTCGAAGAATCGTTTCGTGGGCCCTTGGTGCTCCGCGGCGACCAGCGCACGCAGTCCAGCACCACTGACCAGCGATTGCTCGATACCCGCGGTCAGACCGATTGGGTGCATACCGATCCCTGGCGGGTGCTGCGGATCCAGTCCGAATTTGTCGAAGGCTTCGGATCCCTGGCCGGGCTTCCGCGCGCGGTGTCGGTTTTTGGCAGCGCGCGAACCCCTCGCGACCATCCGCAATACGCGCAGGCCAGGGCAATAGGTGCGGCTCTGGCCAATGAGGGATACGCCGTTATTACCGGCGGCGGGCCCGGCATCATGGAAGCGGCTAATCGCGGCGCCAAAGACGTGGGCGGGCAGTCGATCGGGCTCGGCATCGAGCTGCCCTTCGAGCAGGGGATGAACCGCTACGTAGATCTCGGCATCAACTTTCGTTACTTTTTCGTCCGAAAGACGATGTTCGTCAAATACTCCCAGGCTTTTATTTGCCTTCCGGGTGGTTTCGGCACTTTGGACGAACTCTTCGAATCCCTCACCCTGGTCCAAACCAAGAAGGTCACGAAGTTCCCGGTGGTGCTCTTCGGCTCCGAATACTGGGGCGGCCTCGTCGACTGGATTCGCAACACGGTGCTGGCTGATGGGAAAATCAGCGAGAAGGACCTTGACCTCATCCACGTCACCGACGACGTCGACGATGCGATCAAGGTCGTCCACGACGCCATGGCCGCCTGGGATGCGGCGCACTAG
- the aroC gene encoding chorismate synthase, whose amino-acid sequence MDLVLRWITAGESHGPSLIAVLEGLPAAVEITSSEISTQLARRRLGYGRGARMKFEQDVVSVLGGVRHGVTLGGPIAVQVANSEWPKWQTIMASDPVDPETLAGLARNAGLTRPRPGHADLAGMQKYGFDDARPVLERASARETAARVALGTIAQNFLRQVLGAEVVSHVVAIGEADAVDGTLPTPADRDAIDASPTRSLHPDSTAAMSAEIEACKEDGDTLGGVVEVLVYGLPPGLGSFVSGDRKLDARLAAALMGIQAIKGVEIGDGFRTARRRGSAAHDEMDPVHPGVRRRSNRAGGIEGGMTNGEVLRVRAGMKPISTVPRALATIDVSTGESAVANHQRSDVCAVPAAGVVAEAMVALVVAQAVLEKFGGDSVPETKRNVAAYLETIGATAPVAQ is encoded by the coding sequence ATTGACCTCGTGTTGCGTTGGATAACTGCAGGCGAATCCCATGGCCCGTCTCTCATCGCCGTCCTTGAGGGCCTACCCGCTGCTGTTGAGATCACCAGTTCGGAGATCTCGACCCAGCTCGCTCGTCGGCGCCTTGGCTACGGCCGTGGCGCGCGGATGAAGTTCGAGCAGGACGTGGTCAGCGTGCTCGGCGGAGTCCGGCACGGTGTGACCCTGGGCGGCCCCATCGCTGTGCAGGTCGCTAACTCGGAATGGCCGAAGTGGCAGACCATCATGGCTTCTGATCCGGTCGACCCGGAAACCCTTGCAGGCCTTGCCAGGAACGCCGGCTTAACGCGGCCGCGCCCCGGCCACGCAGACCTCGCGGGAATGCAGAAGTACGGTTTCGACGACGCCCGGCCGGTGCTGGAACGCGCTTCGGCGCGCGAAACCGCGGCCCGGGTTGCCCTGGGGACCATCGCGCAAAACTTTCTCCGGCAGGTGCTGGGCGCCGAAGTAGTTTCCCACGTCGTGGCAATCGGAGAAGCCGACGCCGTCGACGGAACGTTGCCGACCCCCGCCGACCGGGACGCCATTGATGCCTCCCCCACCCGCTCGCTCCATCCAGATTCGACCGCAGCGATGTCTGCCGAGATCGAAGCCTGCAAAGAAGACGGCGACACCCTAGGCGGCGTGGTAGAAGTACTCGTCTACGGACTCCCGCCAGGGCTCGGTTCATTCGTCTCCGGCGACCGCAAACTCGATGCTCGGCTCGCGGCGGCATTGATGGGTATCCAGGCGATCAAGGGTGTCGAAATCGGTGACGGCTTCCGCACCGCACGTCGACGCGGCAGCGCGGCCCATGACGAAATGGACCCGGTCCACCCGGGTGTCAGGCGCCGCAGCAACCGTGCCGGCGGCATCGAAGGCGGTATGACGAACGGCGAAGTGCTGCGCGTTCGCGCTGGCATGAAACCGATCTCGACTGTTCCCCGCGCACTGGCCACGATTGATGTCAGCACCGGCGAGAGCGCTGTTGCCAACCATCAGCGCAGCGATGTGTGTGCGGTTCCGGCTGCTGGCGTGGTTGCCGAGGCGATGGTGGCACTCGTGGTTGCGCAGGCGGTTTTGGAGAAGTTCGGTGGTGACTCGGTTCCGGAGACCAAGCGGAATGTTGCCGCCTACCTCGAGACGATCGGCGCCACCGCGCCGGTCGCTCAGTAG
- a CDS encoding shikimate kinase, which translates to MAGRPLVVLVGAPGAGKTTVAAALSRRLGVPFRDTDRDIEKAAGRDIPDIFTNDGEAAFRALETQALRTALAEHDGILSLGGGAILAEENRRALSGHAVIHLAVSMNQGVRRTGMAANRPLLVGINPRATFKTLLTARVPLYQEVSVFEVNTDLLAVDQVVDAIAAWLEEQNT; encoded by the coding sequence GTGGCTGGCCGTCCGTTAGTCGTCCTCGTCGGCGCCCCCGGAGCGGGCAAAACAACGGTGGCGGCGGCACTCTCGCGCAGGCTCGGGGTTCCGTTCCGAGACACGGATCGAGATATTGAGAAAGCAGCCGGCCGCGATATCCCCGACATCTTCACCAACGACGGCGAAGCAGCCTTTCGCGCACTTGAAACCCAGGCATTGAGAACAGCTTTGGCCGAACATGACGGCATTTTGTCCCTGGGCGGCGGCGCGATCCTAGCCGAGGAGAACCGGCGGGCGCTTAGTGGGCATGCGGTGATTCACCTTGCTGTGTCGATGAACCAAGGTGTCCGCAGAACCGGCATGGCGGCCAACCGGCCACTGCTGGTCGGGATCAACCCTCGTGCCACGTTTAAGACGCTGCTAACCGCCAGAGTGCCGTTGTATCAAGAGGTGTCAGTATTCGAAGTCAACACTGACCTGTTGGCGGTCGATCAGGTGGTGGACGCCATCGCGGCCTGGTTGGAGGAGCAGAACACATGA
- the aroB gene encoding 3-dehydroquinate synthase gives MTSTAPVVVRVETPAPYNVTIGRGLLGELVEAARGSAKAALIHTETLKATAEVVREAMIEAGIDTNMVQVPDAEDGKNLEVLGFCWNVFGQMGLGRTDVVVGLGGGAVTDLAGFAAATWMRGIKIVQVPTTLLAMVDAAVGGKTGINTDAGKNMVGSFHEPSAVIVDLATLETLPRNELVAGMAEIVKCGFIADPIILDIIEAGPEAAVDPTGPQLAELVQRAITVKAEVVAKDLKESDLREILNYGHTLAHAIEKREKYRWRHGAAVSVGLVFAAELARAAGRLDDETADRHLTVLHSLGLPTTYDPGAFYDLVKIMGSDKKTRSGMLRFVILDGLGKTSRLEGPDPMLLAAAYSVVAGQKPSPGLVSLG, from the coding sequence ATGACATCAACGGCGCCCGTAGTGGTCCGCGTAGAAACCCCTGCGCCCTACAACGTGACCATCGGACGAGGGCTGCTTGGCGAGTTGGTTGAAGCCGCTCGGGGGAGCGCGAAAGCAGCGCTAATTCACACTGAAACACTGAAGGCCACGGCCGAAGTGGTTCGCGAGGCGATGATCGAAGCGGGCATCGACACCAACATGGTGCAGGTGCCCGATGCCGAAGATGGCAAAAACCTTGAGGTGCTCGGGTTCTGCTGGAACGTTTTCGGCCAAATGGGTTTGGGCAGAACCGATGTCGTCGTGGGGCTCGGCGGCGGCGCCGTCACCGACCTCGCCGGGTTCGCCGCGGCAACGTGGATGCGCGGCATCAAGATCGTCCAGGTACCAACAACCCTGCTCGCGATGGTTGATGCTGCGGTCGGTGGGAAGACCGGTATCAACACTGACGCTGGCAAGAACATGGTGGGTTCTTTTCACGAACCCAGCGCGGTGATCGTGGATCTTGCAACACTGGAAACGTTGCCGCGCAACGAGTTGGTTGCGGGGATGGCGGAGATCGTCAAGTGCGGGTTCATCGCTGACCCCATCATCCTGGACATCATCGAGGCAGGCCCCGAGGCCGCCGTTGACCCGACTGGGCCACAGTTGGCCGAACTGGTGCAACGCGCTATCACCGTCAAGGCTGAAGTAGTAGCAAAGGACTTGAAGGAATCTGACCTTCGCGAAATTCTGAACTACGGTCACACCCTTGCCCATGCGATAGAGAAGCGGGAAAAGTACCGGTGGCGTCATGGCGCCGCAGTATCCGTGGGGTTGGTCTTCGCCGCCGAACTCGCTCGCGCAGCTGGCCGTCTGGATGACGAAACCGCCGACCGACACCTCACGGTGCTGCACAGTCTCGGCCTGCCCACCACCTATGACCCGGGTGCGTTCTACGACCTGGTGAAGATCATGGGCTCGGACAAAAAGACGCGCTCGGGCATGTTGCGGTTCGTCATCCTCGACGGACTCGGCAAGACCTCCCGCCTCGAAGGCCCCGACCCGATGTTGCTCGCGGCGGCGTATTCCGTGGTGGCCGGCCAAAAACCGTCGCCGGGCCTCGTCTCCTTGGGCTGA
- a CDS encoding M24 family metallopeptidase gives MPAIHAARRTTLRAKAAALGLDAFLVTDVLNIRYLTGFTGSNAALLVGTASEEATVFCTDGRYVTQSSEQVADLERVIDRPCDLALITRAAGGVIGFEGDAVSVNGHAELLHAAGESVALQAVSYLVEDLRAVKDAGEIELLRQACAVADTGLEDLLSAGELRPGRTEREVSLDLDERMRRLGAEDVAFETIVAAGANSAIPHHRPTVSVINTGDFVKIDFGARFAGYHSDMTRTFVMGEPADWQREVYDVVSAAQEAGRLACMPGSACTEVDAVARQVIENAGYGEFYLHGLGHGIGLEIHEAPTIGSVSTGIIASDMVVTVEPGIYLPGRGGVRIEDSGVVRPGGYELLTLTTKDLVVL, from the coding sequence ATGCCAGCTATTCACGCCGCCCGCCGCACGACCCTCCGAGCCAAAGCCGCGGCCCTCGGGCTCGATGCTTTCCTTGTCACCGACGTCCTCAACATCCGCTACCTCACGGGGTTCACCGGTTCCAACGCGGCGCTCCTGGTCGGCACGGCGTCCGAGGAAGCAACCGTTTTCTGCACCGACGGCCGGTACGTGACGCAGTCTTCCGAGCAGGTGGCAGACCTGGAGCGGGTCATCGATCGGCCCTGCGATCTGGCTCTGATCACGAGGGCCGCAGGAGGCGTTATTGGTTTCGAGGGTGATGCGGTATCCGTCAACGGACATGCGGAGCTCTTACACGCTGCGGGTGAGTCGGTTGCGCTGCAGGCGGTGTCGTATCTCGTAGAAGATTTGCGTGCGGTCAAGGACGCCGGCGAAATTGAACTTCTCCGACAGGCGTGCGCGGTGGCCGATACCGGACTCGAGGACCTTCTGAGTGCGGGGGAACTTCGCCCGGGCCGCACCGAGCGGGAGGTGTCCCTGGACCTGGACGAGCGGATGCGCCGGCTCGGCGCTGAGGACGTCGCGTTCGAGACCATCGTGGCCGCGGGCGCTAACAGTGCGATCCCACACCACCGGCCCACTGTCTCCGTCATCAACACTGGGGACTTCGTCAAAATCGACTTCGGCGCGCGGTTCGCGGGCTACCACTCCGATATGACGCGCACCTTCGTCATGGGTGAACCCGCCGACTGGCAGCGTGAGGTTTATGACGTGGTGTCCGCAGCGCAAGAGGCAGGTCGGCTGGCCTGTATGCCAGGGTCCGCATGCACCGAGGTAGACGCCGTTGCAAGGCAGGTCATCGAGAACGCGGGCTACGGGGAGTTTTACCTGCACGGCCTTGGGCATGGCATTGGGCTCGAGATCCATGAAGCACCGACGATCGGCAGCGTTTCAACCGGTATTATTGCCTCCGACATGGTCGTCACCGTTGAGCCCGGTATCTATCTGCCGGGCCGCGGTGGTGTCCGGATCGAGGACAGCGGAGTGGTTCGCCCGGGCGGGTATGAGCTGCTGACGTTGACCACGAAGGATCTTGTGGTGCTCTAA
- the efp gene encoding elongation factor P, giving the protein MASTNDLKNGLVLNLEGQLWTVTEFQHVKPGKGPAFVRTTLKHVMTGKVVDKTFNAGLKVDTATVDKRDMTFLYRDGDDFVFMDQETFDQINIPAMVVGSAADYLLENAQAMVATHEGVVLFIENPVSVELIVSHTDPGLQGDRSTGGTKPATLETGAEIQVPLFLNTGDKIKVDTRDGRYLGRVNS; this is encoded by the coding sequence ATGGCGTCGACCAACGATTTGAAGAATGGCCTGGTTCTCAACCTTGAGGGACAACTCTGGACTGTCACCGAGTTTCAGCATGTGAAGCCAGGCAAGGGACCCGCTTTCGTGCGGACCACGCTCAAGCACGTGATGACCGGCAAAGTCGTGGACAAGACGTTCAATGCTGGCCTCAAGGTCGACACCGCGACCGTCGATAAGCGCGATATGACGTTCCTCTACCGTGATGGCGACGACTTCGTTTTCATGGATCAAGAAACGTTCGACCAGATCAATATCCCGGCCATGGTTGTCGGGAGCGCGGCGGACTACCTGCTGGAGAACGCACAGGCGATGGTTGCTACCCACGAGGGCGTCGTGCTGTTCATCGAAAATCCGGTTTCCGTTGAACTGATTGTCTCTCATACTGATCCCGGCTTGCAGGGCGACCGTTCCACCGGCGGCACCAAGCCCGCGACGTTGGAAACCGGCGCCGAAATCCAGGTGCCGCTGTTCCTCAACACCGGCGACAAGATCAAAGTGGACACTCGCGATGGTCGTTATCTCGGTCGTGTCAACAGCTAA
- a CDS encoding transcriptional regulator: MSEDYARALGARLRAIRAQQGLSLHGIEAKSEGRWKAVVVGSYERGDRAVSVAKLAELAEFYGVPVAELLPDARAARRGPATQKLKIDLHRLGELPTHLAGPLARYAAAIQSQRGDYNGKILTIRAEDLRSLAVIYDMTPEDLVDQLVRWEVLPEGSELS; encoded by the coding sequence ATGTCCGAAGATTATGCCCGCGCACTCGGAGCCAGATTACGGGCCATCCGCGCCCAGCAGGGCCTGAGTTTGCATGGCATCGAGGCAAAATCGGAGGGCCGCTGGAAAGCCGTGGTGGTGGGTTCGTACGAGCGGGGTGACCGCGCCGTTTCGGTGGCCAAACTAGCCGAACTCGCCGAATTTTACGGAGTTCCCGTTGCCGAGTTGCTGCCAGATGCGCGCGCTGCCAGGCGCGGCCCCGCCACTCAGAAACTGAAGATCGATCTACACCGCCTCGGTGAGCTGCCCACGCATCTGGCGGGCCCCCTTGCTCGGTATGCCGCCGCCATCCAGTCCCAGCGCGGCGACTACAACGGCAAGATCCTCACCATCCGTGCTGAAGATCTGCGCTCCCTCGCAGTGATCTACGACATGACTCCCGAAGATCTCGTTGACCAACTGGTGCGGTGGGAAGTGCTGCCGGAAGGCTCCGAGCTCTCCTGA
- the pyrR gene encoding bifunctional pyr operon transcriptional regulator/uracil phosphoribosyltransferase PyrR: protein MTVPPRIAGADRSPPPANTATDPAEISAQRLLLTPSEIARVVDRIAHQILERTADSSSPPILLGIPTRGSVLAVRLAQRLEVFSGAPPICGSLDITLYRDDLRHKAPRALEETSMPVGGIEAATVILVDDVLFSGRTVRAALDALREYGRPSVVQLAVLVDRGHRQLPIRADYVGKNIPTAAGDSVDVRFTETDGYDAVELKRAP from the coding sequence ATGACGGTTCCACCACGCATCGCCGGTGCTGATCGGTCGCCCCCTCCGGCTAATACCGCTACCGATCCCGCAGAAATTTCAGCGCAAAGACTGCTGCTGACGCCCAGCGAAATCGCCCGCGTCGTCGATCGCATCGCCCATCAAATTTTGGAGCGCACGGCAGATTCATCGTCTCCGCCAATCCTCCTGGGCATTCCCACTCGGGGGAGCGTTCTTGCTGTGAGGTTGGCCCAGCGACTCGAGGTATTCAGCGGAGCACCCCCCATTTGTGGGTCCCTCGACATCACGCTTTACCGCGATGATCTGCGGCATAAGGCTCCTCGAGCTCTGGAGGAAACCTCCATGCCCGTCGGCGGTATCGAAGCAGCGACTGTCATCCTCGTCGACGATGTTCTGTTCTCCGGGAGGACCGTGCGAGCGGCTCTGGACGCGCTGCGCGAGTATGGCCGGCCCAGTGTGGTGCAACTCGCCGTCCTGGTGGACAGAGGACACCGACAGCTCCCCATCAGGGCCGACTATGTCGGTAAAAACATCCCGACTGCGGCGGGCGATTCGGTGGACGTCCGGTTCACCGAAACAGATGGTTATGACGCGGTTGAGCTAAAAAGGGCGCCATGA
- a CDS encoding aspartate carbamoyltransferase catalytic subunit yields MPRHLLSAGDLTRESALHILDTTERIGQAIAGREVRKLPTLRGRTVVNLFYEDSTRTRLSFEAAAKRLSADVINFSAKGSSVSKGESLKDTAWTLQAIGADAIVCRHSSSGAPHQLSGWVDGHVINAGDGTHEHPTQALIDAFTVRKHLGDVEGKRIVIVGDVIHSRVARSNVLLLSTLGAQVTLVAPPTLLPKGIESWPVTVDYDFDRALAGVDAVMMLRVQRERMGDAFFPTTREYSRQYGLDDRRRALIANHGIVMHPGPMVRGMEISPSVADGPGSVIVEQVANGVIVRMAVLYLLLSART; encoded by the coding sequence TTGCCTCGGCACCTGTTGTCAGCTGGCGACCTGACCAGGGAAAGTGCGCTGCATATCCTGGACACCACTGAGCGGATTGGCCAAGCAATTGCAGGCCGCGAGGTCCGAAAATTACCCACCCTGCGTGGTCGCACGGTAGTCAACCTTTTCTATGAGGATTCGACGCGCACGCGCCTTTCGTTCGAGGCCGCGGCGAAGCGACTTTCCGCAGATGTGATCAACTTTTCGGCGAAGGGCTCGTCGGTGTCCAAGGGCGAGTCTTTAAAGGACACGGCGTGGACCCTGCAGGCCATCGGCGCCGACGCCATCGTGTGCCGGCACTCGTCCTCCGGCGCCCCGCACCAACTGTCCGGCTGGGTGGACGGCCACGTCATCAACGCAGGCGACGGAACTCACGAGCATCCCACTCAGGCGCTTATCGACGCGTTCACGGTGCGCAAGCATTTGGGGGATGTCGAGGGTAAACGAATCGTGATCGTCGGCGACGTCATCCATTCCAGGGTTGCGCGATCCAACGTGCTGCTGCTGAGCACCCTCGGGGCACAGGTGACACTGGTGGCGCCGCCAACGCTGCTCCCGAAAGGGATCGAAAGCTGGCCCGTGACGGTAGATTACGACTTCGACCGCGCGTTAGCGGGGGTGGACGCGGTGATGATGCTGCGTGTTCAACGCGAGCGGATGGGCGACGCGTTTTTCCCGACAACTCGCGAGTACAGCCGCCAGTACGGGCTTGACGACCGGCGTCGCGCACTGATCGCCAATCACGGCATCGTTATGCACCCGGGGCCCATGGTCCGCGGTATGGAAATATCGCCCAGCGTCGCCGACGGCCCCGGCAGCGTCATCGTCGAGCAGGTGGCCAACGGCGTCATCGTTCGGATGGCCGTCCTCTACCTCCTGCTGTCCGCCCGAACCTGA
- a CDS encoding dihydroorotase translates to MSADLAILITGALPYGEESQDLLLVDGIIAAMGQDAVTHPDAAGAQRVDGAGLIVLPGLVDLHTHLREPGREDAETVETGSAAAALGGYTAIFAMPNTDPTADTAGVVEQVLRLGQAAGLVDVQPIGAVTVGRKGERLAELAAMAHSAAQVRVFSDDGDCVSDPLLMRRSLEYVKAFDGVIAQHAQEPRLTVGSQMHEGAVSATLGMTGWPAVAEEAIIARDCLLADHVDSRLHICHLSTAGSVDIVAAAKARGTKVTAEVTPHHLLLTDQAAVGYDPVFKVNPPLRTSPDIDALRRGLARGTIDIVATDHAPHAIQDKECEWDQASPGMLGLQTALSIVVLTMVEPGLLDWRGVARVMSEAPATIGVLAGHGRPIAVGEPANLVLVDAKAHWTVRGSDLASLSRNTPYEGMELPAPVMATFLRGRPTVLNGQLVG, encoded by the coding sequence ATGTCTGCCGACCTCGCAATTCTGATTACCGGCGCCCTCCCCTACGGGGAAGAGAGCCAGGATCTGCTCCTCGTTGATGGGATCATTGCCGCGATGGGTCAGGACGCGGTTACGCATCCCGATGCTGCGGGTGCCCAACGCGTTGACGGCGCTGGCTTGATCGTGCTGCCCGGGCTGGTGGACTTGCACACGCACCTGCGTGAGCCTGGTCGGGAGGATGCCGAAACGGTCGAAACAGGCTCGGCCGCAGCGGCTTTGGGCGGTTACACCGCAATTTTCGCGATGCCGAATACGGACCCTACCGCCGATACCGCGGGCGTGGTGGAGCAGGTGCTGCGGCTCGGCCAAGCGGCCGGGCTGGTGGATGTACAACCGATCGGCGCGGTCACGGTTGGCCGCAAAGGCGAACGACTTGCCGAACTTGCGGCCATGGCGCATTCCGCGGCGCAGGTGCGAGTGTTCTCAGATGACGGCGACTGCGTGTCCGACCCGCTGCTGATGCGTCGCTCGCTGGAGTACGTCAAGGCCTTCGACGGTGTCATCGCCCAACATGCGCAAGAGCCCCGGCTTACCGTCGGTTCGCAAATGCACGAGGGCGCGGTGTCGGCCACGCTGGGGATGACAGGGTGGCCGGCGGTAGCGGAAGAGGCGATCATTGCGCGCGATTGCCTGCTCGCTGACCACGTCGATTCACGGCTGCACATCTGCCACCTTTCCACCGCAGGATCGGTGGACATCGTTGCCGCGGCGAAAGCTCGCGGCACCAAGGTCACGGCAGAGGTCACGCCGCACCATTTGCTGCTCACCGATCAGGCAGCGGTGGGGTACGACCCCGTGTTCAAGGTGAATCCGCCGCTGCGCACCAGCCCCGACATCGACGCACTCAGGCGTGGTCTGGCCCGCGGTACGATCGACATCGTCGCGACCGACCATGCCCCACACGCTATCCAGGACAAGGAATGCGAGTGGGACCAGGCCAGCCCTGGCATGCTCGGCCTTCAAACTGCGTTGTCGATTGTGGTGCTGACCATGGTCGAACCGGGCCTGCTCGACTGGCGTGGGGTGGCCAGGGTGATGTCGGAGGCGCCCGCCACCATCGGTGTGCTTGCTGGCCACGGCAGGCCCATTGCGGTGGGGGAGCCAGCAAACCTGGTGCTGGTGGACGCGAAGGCGCACTGGACAGTTCGTGGCTCCGATCTCGCGAGCCTCTCGCGCAATACGCCCTACGAGGGGATGGAGTTGCCGGCTCCGGTGATGGCAACCTTCTTGCGGGGACGCCCCACCGTGTTGAACGGCCAGTTGGTCGGCTGA
- a CDS encoding transporter, with protein MDWPRLWWTLGLAVLCVVIAGLLLLGWRNRGKRQTEFGPRPVAPREAGEPLSPDLTGVYISTTYTSRWQDRVVVQTVGRRAKAAVRVSPLGILIDRIGEDALWIPAADVVAISAGPGVAGKVMGMPDAILLITWNWGDTPVDSGIRTDDLFAQRGWIEAARTLVTSHSSSTTTTDSTPESNGATA; from the coding sequence ATGGATTGGCCGCGCTTGTGGTGGACGCTGGGTTTGGCGGTGTTGTGCGTTGTGATAGCAGGGCTGCTGCTGTTGGGATGGCGTAACCGTGGGAAGCGTCAAACCGAATTTGGACCGCGTCCGGTAGCACCGCGGGAGGCAGGCGAGCCGCTGAGCCCGGATCTGACCGGGGTCTACATCTCGACTACCTACACCAGTCGCTGGCAGGACCGCGTGGTGGTGCAGACCGTCGGACGTCGTGCCAAAGCCGCGGTGCGAGTCAGCCCGCTCGGAATCCTGATCGACCGTATTGGCGAGGACGCGCTCTGGATCCCGGCGGCCGACGTCGTCGCGATCTCGGCTGGCCCCGGTGTCGCCGGAAAGGTGATGGGGATGCCTGATGCGATCCTGCTCATCACCTGGAACTGGGGCGACACACCTGTCGATAGTGGCATTCGCACTGACGACCTTTTTGCCCAGCGGGGTTGGATCGAAGCGGCAAGAACCCTCGTTACGTCTCACAGCAGCAGCACGACCACCACCGACAGCACACCCGAAAGCAATGGAGCCACAGCATGA